The Magnetococcales bacterium genome window below encodes:
- a CDS encoding c-type cytochrome gives MAQSVLAGDPFRGATLYTRHCQECHGVKGKSPLPGVPEFTWWGGSENGLNRSDRQLLDRIRGG, from the coding sequence ATGGCACAATCCGTCCTGGCCGGTGACCCCTTCCGGGGCGCGACGCTCTATACCCGTCACTGCCAGGAGTGCCATGGCGTCAAAGGGAAAAGCCCCCTGCCGGGTGTCCCGGAGTTTACCTGGTGGGGTGGTTCGGAAAACGGCCTGAACCGGTCGGATCGCCAACTCCTGGATCGTATTCGCGGTGGA